In Choloepus didactylus isolate mChoDid1 chromosome 18, mChoDid1.pri, whole genome shotgun sequence, a single genomic region encodes these proteins:
- the LOC119513101 gene encoding keratin-associated protein 1-4-like → MACCNTSFCGFPSCSTCGTCGSSCCQPSSCQTSCCQPSCCTNSCCGTGGGFGCGIGGGQAGGCGAVSCRTRWTRPDCRVEGTCLPPCCVASCTSPSCCQLHHSQASCCRPSYCGQSCCRPACCCYCCQPTCCEPTCCEPTC, encoded by the coding sequence ATGGCCTGCTGCAACACCAGCTTCTGTGGATTTCCCAGCTGCTCCACCTGTGGGACctgtggctccagctgctgccagccaaGCAGCTGCCAGaccagctgctgccagccaaGCTGCTGCACAAACAGCTGCTGCGGGACCGGTGGTGGCTTTGGCTGTGGCATCGGCGGTGGCCAGGCAGGTGGCTGTGGAGCTGTGAGCTGCCGCACTAGGTGGACCCGCCCAGACTGCCGCGTGGAGGGCACCTGCCTGCCCCCCTGCTGCGTGGCAAGCTGCACCTCACCATCCTGCTGCCAGCTGCACCACTCCCAGGCCTCCTGCTGCCGCCCATCCTACTGTGGACAGTCCTGCTGCCGCCCAGCCTGCTGCTGTTACTGCTGCCAGCCCACCTGCTGTGAGCCCACCTGCTGTGAGCCCACCTGCTAA
- the LOC119513100 gene encoding keratin-associated protein 9-3-like translates to MACCNTSFCGFPSCSTCGTCGSSCCQPSCCGSSCCQPSCCQTSCCQPSCCGTGGGFGYGIGYGQDGGSGAVSCRTRWTRPDCRVEGTCLPPCCVASCIPPSCCQLHHAQASCCRPSYCGQSCCRPACCCYCCQPTCCELTCCEPTCCQSTC, encoded by the coding sequence ATGGCCTGCTGCAACACCAGCTTCTGTGGATTTCCCAGTTGCTCCACCTGCGGGACctgtggctccagctgctgccagccaaGCTGCTGCGGGTCTAGCTGCTGCCAGCCAAGCTGCTGCCAGaccagctgctgccagccaaGCTGCTGCGGGACCGGCGGTGGCTTTGGCTATGGCATTGGCTATGGCCAGGATGGTGGCTCTGGAGCTGTGAGCTGCCGCACCAGGTGGACCCGCCCAGACTGCCGTGTGGAGGGCACCTGCCTGCCCCCCTGCTGTGTGGCAAGCTGCATTCCCCCATCCTGCTGCCAGCTGCACCACGCCCAGGCCTCCTGCTGCCGCCCATCCTACTGTGGACAGTCCTGCTGCCGCCCAGCCTGCTGCTGTTACTGCTGCCAGCCCACCTGCTGTGAGCTCACCTGCTGTGAGCCCACCTGCTGCCAGTCCACCTGTTGA
- the LOC119513098 gene encoding keratin-associated protein 1-3-like, whose amino-acid sequence MACCNTSFCGFPSCSTCGTCGSSCCQPSCCQTSCCQPSCCGSSCCQPSCCQTSCCQPSCCGTGGGFGYGIGYGQDGGSGAVSCRTRWTRPDCRVEGTCLPPCCVASCIPPSCCQLHHAQASCCRPSYCGQSCCRPACCCYCCQPTCCEPTCCQSTC is encoded by the coding sequence ATGGCCTGCTGCAACACCAGCTTCTGTGGATTTCCCAGCTGCTCCACCTGCGGGACctgtggctccagctgctgccagccaaGCTGCTGCCAGaccagctgctgccagccaaGCTGCTGCGGGTCTAGCTGCTGCCAGCCAAGCTGCTGCCAGaccagctgctgccagccaaGCTGCTGCGGGACCGGCGGTGGCTTTGGCTATGGAATTGGCTATGGCCAGGATGGTGGCTCTGGAGCTGTGAGCTGCCGCACCAGGTGGACCCGCCCAGACTGCCGCGTGGAGGGCACCTGCCTGCCCCCCTGCTGTGTGGCGAGCTGCATTCCCCCATCCTGCTGCCAGCTGCACCATGCCCAGGCCTCCTGCTGCCGCCCATCCTACTGTGGACAGTCCTGCTGCCGCCCAGCCTGCTGCTGTTACTGCTGCCAACCCACCTGCTGTGAGCCCACCTGCTGCCAGTCCACCTGCTAA
- the LOC119513096 gene encoding keratin-associated protein 1-4-like, which produces MACCNTSFCGFPSCSTCRTCGSSCCQPNCCQTSCCQPSCCGSSCCQPSCCQISCCQPSCCGTSCCGTGGGFGYGIGYGQDGGSGAVSCRTRWTRPDCRVEGTCLPPCCVVSCIPPSCCQLHHSQASCCRPSYCGQSCCRPACCCYCCQPTCCELTCCEPTCCQSTC; this is translated from the coding sequence ATGGCCTGCTGCAACACCAGCTTCTGTGGATTTCCCAGCTGCTCCACCTGCAGGACctgtggctccagctgctgccagccaaACTGCTGCCAGACCAGCTGCTGTCAGCCAAGCTGCTGTGGGTCTAGCTGCTGCCAGCCAAGTTGCTGCCAGATCAGCTGCTGCCAGCCAAGCTGCTGCGGGACCAGCTGCTGTGGGACCGGAGGTGGCTTCGGCTATGGCATCGGCTATGGCCAGGACGGTGGCTCTGGAGCTGTGAGCTGCCGCACCAGGTGGACCCGCCCAGACTGCCGCGTGGAGGGCACCTGCCTGCCCCCCTGCTGCGTGGTGAGCTGCATTCCCCCATCCTGCTGCCAGCTGCACCACTCCCAGGCCTCCTGCTGCCGCCCATCCTACTGTGGACAGTCCTGCTGCCGCCCAGCCTGCTGCTGTTACTGCTGCCAGCCCACCTGCTGTGAGCTCACCTGCTGTGAGCCCACCTGCTGCCAGTCCACCTGCTAA